From Chloroflexota bacterium, the proteins below share one genomic window:
- a CDS encoding SDR family oxidoreductase, translated as MKLAGQFALVTGASRGIGYAIALAYAQEGADVAITGRSAPELDELRGRIEGMGRRCLAITADLGARGGVDEVWSQVQSGFGRLDILVNNAGLGSASNPKPVADYDDDFWEASLYLNLTVPYLLSKRALQGMLARKSGRIIMVASINGKTPAIHASAYTASKHGLLGLTRAMALEVSRDGVTVNAICPGPVRTKMNNARVAYDAQRAGVSVPEFESGMTLLGRRLEPHEIAPMAVFLASAEAAVITGQSFNVDGGRLLSA; from the coding sequence ATGAAACTCGCAGGACAGTTCGCACTGGTCACCGGCGCCAGCCGGGGCATCGGGTACGCGATTGCGCTGGCGTACGCGCAGGAAGGCGCAGATGTCGCGATCACCGGGCGCTCCGCGCCGGAGCTCGACGAACTGCGCGGGCGCATCGAGGGCATGGGGCGGCGCTGCCTGGCCATCACCGCCGACCTGGGCGCGCGCGGCGGCGTGGACGAAGTCTGGTCGCAGGTGCAGTCCGGCTTCGGGCGCCTCGACATCCTCGTCAACAACGCCGGGCTTGGCAGTGCGAGCAACCCGAAGCCGGTGGCCGATTACGACGACGACTTCTGGGAAGCGTCGCTCTACCTGAACCTGACGGTGCCGTACCTGCTGAGCAAGCGCGCCCTGCAAGGGATGCTGGCGCGCAAGTCCGGGCGCATCATCATGGTCGCGTCGATCAACGGCAAGACGCCGGCGATCCACGCCTCGGCGTACACGGCCAGCAAGCACGGCCTGCTCGGCCTGACGCGCGCGATGGCGCTGGAGGTCTCACGCGACGGCGTGACCGTCAACGCGATCTGCCCCGGCCCGGTGCGCACGAAGATGAACAACGCGCGCGTGGCGTACGATGCGCAGCGCGCGGGCGTAAGCGTGCCGGAGTTCGAGTCGGGCATGACGCTGCTCGGCCGCCGGCTGGAGCCGCACGAGATCGCGCCGATGGCGGTCTTCCTGGCCAGCGCGGAGGCGGCGGTCATCACCGGGCAATCGTTCAACGTGGATGGCGGGAGGCTGTTGAGCGCATGA
- a CDS encoding L-seryl-tRNA(Sec) selenium transferase, whose translation MQARLRALPSVDQMLATAPLHDLSMRYGRPATLDAVRAVLDDYRALIRRGGDAPMPALMHDDVRLRLEQLARPTLYPAINATGVIVHTNLGRAPLSAAALKAMQAIGGVYSNLEYDVAAGERGSRTVHATRLLTRLTGAEDALVVNNNAAALMLGLAAFARGREVIISRGQLVEIGGGFRIPEIMEQSGATLVEVGTTNRTRIADYENAITERTALLLHVHASNFRIVGFTESASLAEMAALAKQRGLVLLNDLGSGALLDTAAYGLAHEPTPGESLQAGADIVCFSGDKLLGGPQAGLIAGRKETIARLRKHPMTRALRVDKVTLAALQATLLHYVKDEALKEVPVWRMIAAQPDALRERASGWLGQLAGDWELVEGHSTIGGGSLPEETLPTILLAYNVAQPNAFAAELRRAWPPVVARVEHDQVLFDPRTVLPEQDAALIAGIRAAQMKQAGL comes from the coding sequence ATGCAGGCGCGCCTGCGCGCCCTGCCGTCCGTCGACCAGATGCTGGCGACGGCGCCGCTGCACGACCTGTCGATGCGCTACGGCCGCCCGGCCACGCTCGACGCCGTGCGCGCGGTGCTCGACGACTACCGCGCGCTGATCCGTCGCGGCGGCGACGCGCCAATGCCCGCGCTGATGCACGACGACGTGCGCCTGCGCCTCGAGCAGTTGGCGCGCCCCACGCTCTACCCGGCGATCAACGCGACCGGCGTGATCGTGCACACCAACCTCGGGCGCGCGCCGCTCTCCGCGGCCGCGCTGAAGGCGATGCAGGCGATCGGCGGCGTCTACTCCAACCTCGAATACGATGTGGCGGCCGGCGAGCGCGGCTCGCGCACCGTGCATGCCACACGCCTGCTCACGCGGCTGACCGGCGCGGAGGACGCGCTGGTCGTCAACAACAACGCCGCCGCGCTGATGCTGGGTCTGGCCGCGTTCGCGCGCGGGCGCGAGGTGATCATCTCGCGCGGGCAACTGGTCGAGATCGGCGGCGGGTTCCGCATCCCGGAGATCATGGAGCAATCCGGCGCGACGCTCGTCGAGGTCGGCACGACCAACCGCACGCGCATCGCCGACTACGAGAACGCCATCACCGAGCGCACCGCACTGCTGCTGCACGTGCACGCCAGCAACTTCCGCATCGTCGGCTTCACCGAGTCGGCGTCGCTGGCGGAGATGGCCGCGCTGGCGAAGCAGCGCGGACTTGTCCTGCTGAACGACCTCGGCAGCGGCGCACTGCTCGATACGGCGGCGTACGGGCTGGCGCACGAGCCGACGCCGGGCGAATCGCTGCAGGCCGGCGCGGACATCGTCTGCTTCAGCGGCGACAAACTGCTCGGCGGCCCGCAGGCCGGGCTGATCGCCGGGCGCAAGGAGACGATCGCACGCCTGCGCAAGCACCCGATGACGCGCGCGCTGCGCGTGGACAAGGTGACGCTCGCCGCCCTGCAGGCAACGCTGCTGCACTATGTCAAGGACGAGGCGTTGAAGGAGGTGCCGGTCTGGCGCATGATTGCCGCCCAACCGGACGCTCTGCGCGAGCGCGCTTCGGGCTGGCTCGGCCAACTGGCGGGCGACTGGGAACTGGTCGAAGGACACTCGACCATCGGTGGCGGCAGTCTGCCCGAAGAGACGCTGCCGACCATCCTGCTGGCGTACAACGTCGCGCAGCCCAATGCGTTCGCCGCCGAACTGCGCCGCGCCTGGCCGCCCGTCGTCGCGCGCGTGGAGCACGACCAGGTGCTGTTCGACCCGCGCACCGTGCTGCCGGAGCAGGATGCGGCGCTGATTGCCGGGATACGGGCGGCGCAGATGAAACAAGCCGGATTGTAG
- a CDS encoding histone deacetylase, translating into MSTAYLYSERFLEHAEPGHPERPDRLRAIVRALRESGTLARMTPLEFGPATVAQVAAVHRPAYIDLLREICASGGGRLDADTYVTPQSFDIALLAAGACVRLADAIYNGTVNNGIALVRPPGHHATSSTGMGFCLFNNVAIAAQHLLDAHGLQRVMIVDYDVHHGNGTENIFYADARVLYISTHQYPHYPGTGHWRDIGQGMGLGTTLNVPMPAGVGDKGYQYVFDELIWPSVERYSPQFIFLSAGFDAHHRDPLADMQLSVRGYAGLTRTLKAMADEQCGGRFAVVLEGGYDLDAVAQGTLAVCRVLLGDDDIPDLLGPAPHAEYDIEDYIYQLKAFHLLA; encoded by the coding sequence ATGAGCACGGCGTACCTCTATTCCGAGCGATTCCTCGAGCACGCGGAGCCGGGGCACCCCGAGCGCCCCGACCGCCTGCGGGCCATCGTCCGCGCGCTGCGCGAGAGCGGCACCTTGGCGCGCATGACGCCGCTAGAGTTCGGCCCCGCAACAGTTGCGCAGGTCGCGGCCGTGCACCGCCCGGCCTACATCGACCTGCTGCGCGAGATCTGCGCGAGCGGCGGCGGGCGGCTCGACGCCGACACCTACGTCACTCCGCAGTCGTTCGATATTGCCCTGCTGGCCGCCGGCGCGTGCGTACGGTTGGCCGACGCCATCTATAACGGCACGGTGAACAACGGCATCGCGCTCGTGCGCCCGCCGGGCCACCATGCGACAAGCTCGACCGGCATGGGCTTCTGCTTGTTCAACAACGTCGCCATCGCCGCGCAGCACCTGCTCGACGCGCACGGCCTGCAGCGCGTGATGATCGTCGACTACGACGTGCACCACGGCAACGGCACGGAGAACATCTTCTACGCCGACGCGCGCGTGCTGTATATCTCCACGCACCAGTACCCGCACTACCCCGGCACCGGCCACTGGCGCGATATCGGGCAGGGCATGGGGCTGGGCACGACGCTGAACGTGCCGATGCCGGCCGGCGTCGGCGACAAGGGCTACCAGTACGTCTTCGACGAGTTGATCTGGCCAAGCGTCGAGCGCTACAGCCCGCAGTTCATCTTCCTCTCGGCGGGCTTCGATGCACACCATCGCGACCCGCTGGCCGACATGCAGCTATCGGTGCGCGGCTACGCCGGGCTGACGCGCACGCTGAAGGCGATGGCCGACGAGCAGTGCGGCGGGCGCTTTGCGGTCGTGCTCGAGGGCGGCTACGACCTCGACGCGGTCGCGCAGGGCACGCTGGCCGTCTGCCGTGTGCTGCTCGGCGACGACGATATCCCCGACCTGCTCGGTCCGGCCCCGCACGCCGAGTACGATATCGAAGACTACATATACCAGTTGAAGGCGTTCCACCTGCTGGCATAG
- a CDS encoding DNA adenine methylase, with the protein MNRQEKMTQLHLLEDVESVVNVASVPHRSPFRYPGGKTWLIPSIRHWLSCLPRPRNFVEPFAGGAIVGLTVAFENLADRVVLVELDDQVAAVWQTIIETDGGPAWLADQIGKFELTAENVASLLSSSPRTTRAKAFRTIVQNRVSHGGILATGAGLLKNGENGKGLGSRWYPETLRHRILNIANVRKCIRFIHGDAFEVLKTYSDRTDTVFFVDPPYTASKKRAGTRLYRHHQIDHERLFDKLERVQGDFLMTYDDSEEVRALAVKHRFETCLIAMSNTHNTKMKELLIGRNLGWVDKGLVLNNTLGK; encoded by the coding sequence ATGAATAGGCAAGAGAAGATGACGCAATTACACCTTTTAGAAGATGTGGAGTCGGTGGTCAATGTCGCCTCTGTACCACATCGAAGCCCCTTCCGCTATCCGGGCGGCAAAACGTGGCTGATTCCCAGTATACGACATTGGTTGTCGTGCTTGCCCAGACCTCGGAATTTTGTTGAACCATTTGCAGGAGGCGCAATCGTCGGATTAACCGTTGCTTTTGAAAACCTGGCTGACCGCGTGGTTCTGGTTGAGCTAGACGATCAGGTAGCCGCCGTCTGGCAAACAATCATAGAAACCGATGGGGGACCTGCGTGGCTGGCCGATCAAATAGGCAAATTCGAACTTACAGCAGAGAACGTGGCCTCGCTTTTGTCGTCATCTCCACGAACGACAAGGGCAAAGGCGTTCAGAACAATCGTCCAAAATCGTGTAAGTCATGGCGGAATTCTGGCTACTGGCGCCGGGCTGCTCAAAAATGGTGAAAACGGAAAAGGACTAGGTTCACGCTGGTATCCCGAGACCTTGCGACACAGGATTCTGAACATCGCCAATGTCAGAAAGTGTATCCGGTTTATTCATGGTGATGCATTTGAGGTGCTGAAAACCTATTCCGATCGCACCGACACGGTATTCTTCGTCGATCCACCTTATACCGCCTCTAAGAAGAGGGCTGGGACGCGGCTCTACCGTCACCATCAGATTGACCACGAGCGATTATTCGATAAATTGGAGCGGGTACAAGGTGATTTCTTGATGACTTACGATGACTCGGAAGAAGTGAGAGCGTTGGCCGTCAAACACAGGTTTGAAACCTGTCTCATCGCGATGAGCAATACTCACAACACCAAAATGAAGGAATTGTTGATTGGTCGCAATTTGGGTTGGGTAGATAAGGGCCTCGTGCTCAATAATACCTTGGGCAAGTGA
- a CDS encoding PIN domain-containing protein — translation MPAALIDANILVYAHDPGEPVKQTQAIALLDHLYETGFGRLSVQSLGEFFYVITRGNTPRLSPVDAAARVDLLVRAWPVLNTTPFVVLEAMRGVHAHKLAYWDAQIWATARLNQIPIVVSEDYSVGSIIEGVRFVNPFASGFDRDRWFPAR, via the coding sequence ATGCCTGCCGCACTCATCGACGCCAATATTCTCGTGTACGCGCACGACCCCGGCGAACCGGTCAAGCAGACGCAAGCGATTGCCCTGCTTGACCATCTCTACGAAACCGGCTTCGGGCGTTTGAGCGTGCAGAGCCTGGGTGAGTTTTTCTACGTCATCACGCGCGGGAACACACCCCGGTTGTCACCCGTTGATGCAGCCGCGCGGGTGGACCTGCTGGTACGCGCCTGGCCTGTGCTGAACACAACGCCGTTCGTCGTGCTCGAGGCCATGCGGGGTGTGCACGCGCACAAGCTCGCTTACTGGGACGCACAAATCTGGGCTACGGCTCGCTTGAACCAGATACCCATCGTCGTGAGCGAGGACTACAGTGTCGGTTCCATCATTGAAGGCGTGCGTTTTGTCAATCCGTTTGCGTCGGGTTTTGATCGGGATCGGTGGTTTCCTGCGAGATAG
- a CDS encoding YdcF family protein, whose translation MVRDDGPHEADAIVVIGGDHKPERLARAAALHQLGYSPVVVISAGTQVIEGGESMPEAEVMRRQALALGIPETSVLIEDQSLSTYQNAIYTKLISEHYGFESILLVTSTYHSRRAAHIFRDVFGPNYAIWVQPSPPDLCTVCWWLQPDQARVVGYEYYNWALLAIQSATSR comes from the coding sequence TTGGTTAGAGACGACGGTCCCCATGAAGCAGACGCAATTGTTGTCATCGGCGGTGACCATAAACCAGAACGCCTCGCGCGGGCGGCTGCCCTGCATCAATTAGGATACTCCCCTGTGGTTGTAATCAGCGCAGGCACCCAAGTCATTGAAGGCGGAGAGTCCATGCCAGAGGCAGAGGTGATGCGCCGACAGGCTTTGGCACTAGGCATACCCGAGACATCTGTACTGATCGAGGACCAGTCACTGTCGACCTATCAGAATGCCATCTACACAAAACTGATCAGCGAACACTATGGGTTCGAGTCGATTCTGTTAGTGACATCTACCTATCACAGCCGGCGAGCGGCGCATATTTTCCGCGATGTGTTCGGTCCGAATTATGCTATTTGGGTACAGCCATCTCCCCCTGATCTGTGCACGGTATGTTGGTGGCTGCAACCCGATCAAGCCAGAGTGGTGGGGTACGAGTACTACAACTGGGCTTTGTTGGCCATCCAGTCAGCCACAAGTCGGTAG
- a CDS encoding ATP-binding protein has translation MSAPFANPHEFISASLARTDLLLQRQVMRLRAARTLNESSLRGLYIADELVDALLNRVPADDVRDGAQGLTQAIAQATQEIAQRSAAAAPAEALPHQRLTRLFGLSTFECELLLLAAAPDMHLRYQTVFAYVQNDISQTHLTVDLALNLLCESFEESLIRRDVFADDAPLLRHGLLRLFDDAQDREPPLLARRMKVDARIVAYLLGDEALDTRLAAFARVDDSNAPAPGDLELASHARAAVEAWAALPHAWREREHLVWLISGPHGAGKHTLAHALCGAWHMPMLSADLARALRAPCGLRTALDLLVRECALRGAALCLERLDALLADDANRADRLDAVQDALAQQALPTFITSEHAWRPRHAWRGSRWHELALELPALDARLRLWQRALATHAVETAAPDGLAEIAGKFALTPGQIHDAARALAGCQTAHPVGAAELHGAALAQSNPTLGALAQKIEPRFGWEDIVLPAQALAQLREVLAAARARFTVYGQWGFARKVSRSKGANILFSGPSGTGKTMAAQIIARELRLDLYRIDLATLVSKYIGETEKNLSRIFAEAQTSNAILFFDEADALFGKRGEVKDSHDRYANIEVAYLLQRMEEYEGMAILATNLGENIDEAFKRRMHHTVEFPFPDSERRERIWRSIFPAEAPLALDTDFGFLARQFELSGGNIRNAALLAAFLAADEGSTHGTAGRTQIAMRHLILATAREMQKIGKLPARAEFRQYYELLRES, from the coding sequence ATGAGCGCCCCGTTTGCCAACCCTCACGAGTTTATCAGTGCATCGCTGGCGCGCACCGACCTGCTGCTCCAGCGGCAGGTCATGCGCCTGCGCGCAGCGCGCACGCTGAACGAGAGCAGCCTGCGCGGCCTGTATATCGCCGACGAACTGGTTGATGCGCTGCTGAATCGCGTTCCGGCGGACGACGTGCGCGACGGCGCACAGGGCCTGACGCAGGCGATTGCGCAAGCCACGCAGGAGATCGCCCAGCGGTCGGCAGCCGCCGCACCCGCCGAGGCCCTGCCGCACCAGCGCCTGACGCGCCTGTTCGGGCTGAGCACATTCGAATGCGAGTTGCTGCTGCTGGCCGCTGCGCCCGACATGCATCTGCGCTACCAGACGGTTTTCGCCTATGTCCAGAACGATATTTCGCAGACGCACCTGACGGTCGACCTGGCGCTCAATCTGCTGTGCGAGAGCTTCGAGGAAAGCCTGATCCGGCGGGACGTGTTCGCGGACGATGCGCCGCTTCTGCGGCACGGCCTGCTGCGTCTCTTCGATGACGCGCAGGACCGCGAGCCGCCGCTGCTGGCCCGCCGGATGAAAGTCGACGCGCGGATCGTGGCGTACCTGCTCGGCGATGAGGCGCTGGATACCCGGCTGGCGGCTTTCGCGCGGGTAGACGATTCGAACGCGCCCGCACCGGGCGACTTGGAACTGGCGAGTCACGCACGCGCTGCGGTCGAGGCATGGGCGGCGCTGCCGCACGCGTGGCGCGAGCGCGAGCATCTGGTCTGGCTCATCAGCGGCCCGCACGGCGCCGGCAAGCATACGCTGGCGCATGCGCTGTGCGGGGCCTGGCACATGCCGATGCTCAGCGCCGATCTGGCGCGCGCGCTCCGCGCGCCATGCGGTCTGCGCACGGCGCTGGACCTGCTCGTGCGCGAATGCGCTCTGCGCGGCGCGGCGCTTTGCCTGGAACGGCTCGATGCGCTGCTGGCCGACGACGCCAATCGCGCAGACCGCCTGGACGCCGTTCAAGACGCACTGGCACAGCAGGCGCTGCCGACGTTTATCACGTCGGAACACGCCTGGCGCCCGCGGCACGCATGGCGCGGATCGCGGTGGCATGAACTGGCGCTGGAACTGCCGGCGCTGGACGCGCGCCTGCGCCTGTGGCAGCGCGCGCTCGCGACCCACGCGGTCGAAACGGCCGCGCCGGACGGATTAGCCGAGATCGCAGGCAAGTTCGCGCTCACGCCCGGCCAGATACACGACGCGGCGCGCGCGCTGGCCGGCTGCCAGACCGCCCATCCGGTCGGCGCCGCCGAACTGCACGGCGCAGCCCTGGCGCAGTCGAACCCGACGCTGGGCGCGCTGGCGCAGAAGATCGAACCGCGCTTCGGATGGGAGGACATCGTTCTGCCTGCCCAGGCGCTGGCGCAGTTGCGCGAGGTGCTGGCCGCCGCGCGCGCGCGCTTCACCGTGTATGGACAGTGGGGTTTCGCACGGAAAGTGTCGCGCAGCAAAGGCGCGAACATCCTGTTCTCCGGCCCCAGCGGCACGGGCAAGACGATGGCCGCGCAGATCATCGCGCGCGAATTGCGGCTCGACCTGTACCGGATCGACCTCGCAACACTGGTGAGCAAGTACATCGGCGAAACGGAGAAGAACCTCAGCCGCATATTCGCCGAGGCGCAAACGTCGAATGCGATCCTGTTTTTTGACGAGGCCGACGCGCTGTTCGGCAAGCGCGGCGAGGTGAAGGACTCGCACGACCGCTACGCCAATATCGAGGTCGCGTATCTGCTCCAGCGCATGGAAGAATACGAAGGTATGGCGATCCTGGCGACCAACCTGGGCGAGAACATCGACGAGGCGTTCAAACGCCGCATGCACCACACGGTTGAGTTCCCGTTTCCGGACAGTGAACGGCGCGAGCGCATTTGGCGCAGCATCTTTCCCGCGGAAGCGCCGCTCGCACTCGATACGGACTTCGGCTTTCTGGCGCGCCAGTTCGAGTTGTCGGGCGGGAACATCCGCAACGCGGCGCTGCTGGCGGCGTTTCTGGCGGCCGACGAAGGCTCCACACACGGCACAGCCGGCCGCACGCAGATAGCGATGCGGCATCTGATCCTGGCGACCGCGCGGGAGATGCAGAAGATCGGCAAGCTCCCCGCGCGCGCCGAGTTCCGGCAGTATTACGAATTGCTGCGCGAGTCGTGA